In a single window of the Hippoglossus hippoglossus isolate fHipHip1 chromosome 7, fHipHip1.pri, whole genome shotgun sequence genome:
- the brpf1 gene encoding peregrin isoform X3 — MGLDFDVKTFCHNLRATKPPYECPVETCRKVYKSYSGIEYHLYHYDHDNPTPAQTVPQKKRKGRPPRASLAGSGDTDDGGGNGGGGPGHGGNTPGSPNRSDCSHSPGRETMTYAQAQRMVELDIQGRIHRISIFENIDVVSEEDSDAEDAPTSGTGGGGGGVCNGSDGGNGGSEVGGSGKDRPDIPSSNGGKATPKSGKHKSKEKKKDGSSHHHSAQSGPAIKLPEAVFRELDQERLDAPPRPSSYYRYIDKSVEELDEEVEYDIDEEDYIWLDIMNDKRRRDGVTPIPQEVFEYLMDRLEKESYFESHNKADPSTLIDEDAVCCICNDGECQNSNVILFCDMCNLAVHQECYGVPYIPEGQWLCRRCLQSPSRAVDCALCPNKGGAFKQTDDARWAHVVCALWIPEVCFANTVFLEPIDSIEHIPPARWKLTCYICKQRGSGACIQCHKANCYTAFHVTCAQQAGLYMKMEPVRETGANGTSFSVRKTAYCDIHTPPGSARPLAGVGGASIGSSHSEGELEEDDEPSIGHDDDSKGWSSERAKRVKAKSRLKMKRARKILAERRAAAPVVSVPCIPPHRLSKITSNLTVPRKSQFMQRLHSYWTLKRQSRNGVPLLRRLQTHLQSQRPIEPLPPPPTSQLPPVNIRDSEEKQSALKEQLKAWQRLRHDLERARLLVELIRKREKLKRETIKVQQMTLEMQLTPFLVLLRSTLEQLQERDTNNFFTEPVPLAEVPDYLDHIDTPMDFQTMWNLLESHRYLTFEAFEADFGLIVNNCLKYNAKDTVFYRAALRLREMGGSVIRTARRHAERIGFDYETGMHLHREPSPDSQCDQERDRERERERERERERERERDRDRERDRERDRERVRERERERERDQPLSSNEDDLLLPENRRRLPLEEQLHYLQSRLDEVSLGKHSIGQSRRAKALRKEISVIKRKLAHQREGGSGLGGRESGGGGDRGPSLTHHPCSSGHHDEGGESSSQEIGGKDMSVSSSALAPEVGRRTSVLFSKKNQKMAGPPKRPGRPPKNRDAGYAGAGVSQSPIGPPQLPLLSPTRQRKRPRSPRSSSSCDSDSDNDDLLPGLPSNGFDGRNQPVTESFRVYRSESRLPRSSSDSESTTSSSSSAASDRTSTTPSKQGRGKASFSRSAFQEDSSEETSGTENDSYSVGGSRSVSHLVRSRSRSGCWMTSDDYTSLEALDLVWAKCRGYPSYPALIIDPKMPREGVFHRGVPIPVPPLDVLKLGEQMTQEAREHLFLVLFFDNKRTWQWLPRSKLVPLGVDQELDKEKMLEGRKSNIRKSVQVAYHRAMQHRSKVQGDPSSETSDSD; from the exons ATGGGGCTGGACTTTGATGTAAAGACGTTCTGTCACAACCTGCGGGCCACCAAGCCCCCTTATGAGTGCCCGGTGGAGACTTGCCGAAAGGTGTACAAGAGCTACAGTGGCATCGAGTATCACTTGTATCACTATGACCACGACAACCCAACTCCTGCACAGACAGtaccacagaagaagagaaaaggacGGCCTCCTCGCGCGTCTCTGGCCGGCTCAGGAGATACAGATGACGGTGGAGGTAACGGAGGCGGGGGGCCGGGGCACGGGGGGAACACGCCTGGTAGTCCCAACCGGTCGGACTGCTCTCACTCCCCGGGCAGAGAGACGATGACCTATGCCCAGGCACAGCGCATGGTGGAGCTGGACATTCAAGGACGCATTCACCGCATCAGCATCTTTGAGAACATTGATGTGGTTTCAGAGGAGGACAGCGATGCAGAGGACGCTCCAACGTCCGGTACCGGTGGCGGCGGTGGAGGGGTGTGTAACGGTAGTGACGGTGGGAACGGGGGTAGCGAGGTAGGAGGGAGCGGCAAGGACCGGCCAGATATCCCTTCGTCTAACGGGGGCAAAGCCACCCCGAAGTCTGGGAAGCATaagagtaaagaaaagaagaaggacGGCTCATCCCATCATCACAGCGCTCAGTCTGGACCTGCGATCAAGCTGCCCGAGGCTGTGTTCAGAGAGCTGGACCAAGAGAGACTTGACGCTCCTCCTCGGCCGTCATCTTACTACAG GTACATTGATAAgtctgtggaggagctggacgaGGAGGTGGAGTACGACATCGACGAGGAGGACTACATCTGGCTTGACATCATGAACGACAAGCGGCGGCGAGACGGTGTGACGCCCATCCCGCAGGAGGTCTTTGAGTACCTCATGGACCGCTTGGAGAAGGAGTCGTACTTTGAGAGCCACAACAAG gcCGACCCCAGTACCCTGATCGACGAAGACGCTGTCTGCTGCATCTGTAACGACGGGGAGTGTCAGAACAGCAACGTGATCCTGTTCTGCGACATGTGCAACCTCGCCGTCCACCAAGAGTGCTACGGTGTGCCATACATCCCAGAGGGCCAGTGGTTGTGTCGGCGCTGCCTGCAGTCTCCAAGTCGAGCGGTGGACTGCGCCCTCTGTCCCAACAAGGGGGGAGCTTTCAAACAGACGGACGACGCGCGATGGGCTCACGTAGTTTGCGCACTCTGGATCCCGGAG GTCTGCTTCGCTAACACGGTCTTTCTGGAACCGATTGACAGCATCGAACACATCCCTCCTGCCCGCTGGAAACTCACCTGCTACATCTGCAAGCAACGGGGCTCGGGCGCCTGCATCCAGTGTCACAAAGCCAACTGCTACACAGCCTTCCACGTCACCTGTGCCCAGCAGGCAGGCCTCTATATGAAAATGGAACCCGTCAGAGAGACCGGGGCCAACGGCACCTCTTTCAGCGTCCGCAAAACGGCTTACTGTGACATTCACACGCCGCCGGGGTCGGCCAGACCTTTGGCGGGAGTGGGTGGGGCCAGCATTGGTTCGTCGCACAGCgagggagagctggaggaggacgacgagCCCAGCATCGGCCACGACGACGACTCCAAGGGCTGGAGCTCCGAGCGAGCCAAGAGAGTAAAGGCGAAATCCAggctgaagatgaagagagcGAGGAAGATCTTAGCTGAGAGGAGAGCCGCTGCTCCAGTGGTGTCTGTGCCCTGTATACCCCCCCACAG GCTCAGCAAAATCACCAGCAATCTGACGGTACCCAGGAAGAGCCAGTTCATGCAGCGACTCCACAGCTACTGGACCCTGAAGAGGCAAAGCCGCAATGGTGTGCCTCTGCTGCGCCGGCTCCAAACCCACCTGCAGTCACAGCGACCTATCGAACCACTCCCACCACCGCCGACATCACAGCTTCCTCCAGTAAATATT AGGGACAGCGAGGAGAAACAAAGTGCGCTAAAGGAGCAGCTGAAGGCATGGCAGAGACTGAGGCACGACCTGGAGAGAGccaggctgctggtggagctCATCCGCAAGAGGGAGAAACTCAAGAGGGAGACG ATCAAAGTGCAGCAGATGACGCTGGAGATGCAGCTGACTCCTTTCCTGGTGCTGCTGAGGAGCACGTTGGAACAGTTACAAGAAAGAGACACTAACAACTTTTTCACTGAGCCTGTTCCACTGGCAGAg GTGCCAGACTACCTGGACCACATCGACACTCCAATGGACTTCCAGACCATGTGGAACCTGCTGGAGTCCCACCGCTACCTCACTTTCGAGGCCTTCGAGGCAGACTTTGGCCTCATCGTCAACAACTGCCTCAAGTACAACGCCAAGGACACGGTCTTTTATCGCGCCGCCCTGCGACTCAGGGAGATGGGCGGCTCCGTCATCAGAACGGCCCGGCGCCACGCTGAGCGGATAGGCTTCGACTACGAGACTGGCATGCACCTCCACCGAGAGCCAAGTCCCGACAGCCAGTGTGaccaagagagagacagggagagggagcgggagagggagcgggagagagagagggagcgggagagGGACCGAGACCGAGAGAGGGACCGAGAGCGGGACCGAGAGCGGGTTCGAGAACGAGAACGAGAAAGAGAACGAGACCAGCCGTTGTCTTCCAATGAAGATG ACCTGCTTCTGCCAGAGAACAGGCGGCGGCTGCcactggaggagcagctgcattACCTGCAGTCGCGTCTGGATGAGGTCAGCTTGGGGAAGCACAGCATCGGTCAGTCTCGTAGAGCCAAAGCTCTGAGGAAAGAGATCAGCGTCATCAAGAGGAAGCTCGCGCACCAGCGGGAGGGAGGCTCTGGCTTGGGGGGGCGGGAGtcggggggaggaggagaccgGGGCCCCTCTCTCACCCATCACCCGTGCTCTTCGGGGCACCATGACGAGGGGGGAGAAAGCAGCAGCCAGGAGATTGGTGGAAAAG ataTGAGTGTTTCCTCGTCGGCCCTGGCCCCAGAAGTGGGTCGTCGGACATCTGTCCTCTTCTCCAAGAAGAACCAAAAAATGGCTGGACCCCCTAAAAGGCCGGGACGCCCTCCCAAGAACCGGGACGCTGGCTACGCCGGGGCAGGCGTGAGCCAGAGTCCAATTGGCCCCCCACAGCTCCCCCTGCTGTCCCCCACCCGGCAGAGGAAGAGACCTCGAAGCCCCCGAAGCAGCTCCAgctgtgacagtgacagtgacaatGACGACCTGCTGCCAG GTTTGCCAAGTAATGGTTTTGATGGAAGAAACCAGCCGGTCACAGAGAGCTTCCGTGTGTACAGGAGTGAGTCTCGTCTCCCTCGTTCCAGCTCCGACTCCGAGTCCacgaccagcagcagcagtagtgcAGCTTCTGACAGAACCAG TACGACCCCCTCCAAACAGGGCAGGGGGAAGGCGTCATTCTCTCGCTCTGCCTTCCAGGAAGACAGCAGTGAGGAAACATCAGGGACCGAGAACGATTCCTATTCGGTTGGAGGATCGAGGAGCGTTTCACATT TGGTGCGTAGCCGGTCCAGATCAGGATGTTGGATGACCTCGGATGACTACACCTCCCTGGAAGCTTTGGACCTGGTGTGGGCCAAGTGCAGAGGTTACCCATCATATCCTGCTCTG ATAATTGACCCGAAGATGCCCAGGGAGGGGGTGTTTCACCGAGGTGTCCCAATCCCTGTCCCCCCTTTGGATGTGCTGAAGCTTGGAGAGCAAATGACCCAGGAGGCCAGGGAGCACCTCTTCCTGGTTCTCTTCTTCGACAACAAGAGAACCTG GCAGTGGCTTCCTCGCTCCAAGCTGGTGCCGCTCGGCGTGGACCAGGAGTTGGACAAGGAGAAGATGCTGGAGGGCAGGAAATCCAACATCCGCAAGTCGGTGCAGGTGGCCTACCACCGCGCCATGCAGCACCGCAGCAAGGTGCAGGGAGATCCCAGCAGTGAAACCAGTGACAGTGACTGA
- the brpf1 gene encoding peregrin isoform X4 — MGLDFDVKTFCHNLRATKPPYECPVETCRKVYKSYSGIEYHLYHYDHDNPTPAQTVPQKKRKGRPPRASLAGSGDTDDGGGNGGGGPGHGGNTPGSPNRSDCSHSPGRETMTYAQAQRMVELDIQGRIHRISIFENIDVVSEEDSDAEDAPTSGTGGGGGGVCNGSDGGNGGSEVGGSGKDRPDIPSSNGGKATPKSGKHKSKEKKKDGSSHHHSAQSGPAIKLPEAVFRELDQERLDAPPRPSSYYRYIDKSVEELDEEVEYDIDEEDYIWLDIMNDKRRRDGVTPIPQEVFEYLMDRLEKESYFESHNKADPSTLIDEDAVCCICNDGECQNSNVILFCDMCNLAVHQECYGVPYIPEGQWLCRRCLQSPSRAVDCALCPNKGGAFKQTDDARWAHVVCALWIPEVCFANTVFLEPIDSIEHIPPARWKLTCYICKQRGSGACIQCHKANCYTAFHVTCAQQAGLYMKMEPVRETGANGTSFSVRKTAYCDIHTPPGSARPLAGVGGASIGSSHSEGELEEDDEPSIGHDDDSKGWSSERAKRVKAKSRLKMKRARKILAERRAAAPVVSVPCIPPHRLSKITSNLTVPRKSQFMQRLHSYWTLKRQSRNGVPLLRRLQTHLQSQRPIEPLPPPPTSQLPPRDSEEKQSALKEQLKAWQRLRHDLERARLLVELIRKREKLKRETIKVQQMTLEMQLTPFLVLLRSTLEQLQERDTNNFFTEPVPLAEVPDYLDHIDTPMDFQTMWNLLESHRYLTFEAFEADFGLIVNNCLKYNAKDTVFYRAALRLREMGGSVIRTARRHAERIGFDYETGMHLHREPSPDSQCDQERDRERERERERERERERERDRDRERDRERDRERVRERERERERDQPLSSNEDDLLLPENRRRLPLEEQLHYLQSRLDEVSLGKHSIGQSRRAKALRKEISVIKRKLAHQREGGSGLGGRESGGGGDRGPSLTHHPCSSGHHDEGGESSSQEIGGKDMSVSSSALAPEVGRRTSVLFSKKNQKMAGPPKRPGRPPKNRDAGYAGAGVSQSPIGPPQLPLLSPTRQRKRPRSPRSSSSCDSDSDNDDLLPGLPSNGFDGRNQPVTESFRVYRSESRLPRSSSDSESTTSSSSSAASDRTSTTPSKQGRGKASFSRSAFQEDSSEETSGTENDSYSVGGSRSVSHLVRSRSRSGCWMTSDDYTSLEALDLVWAKCRGYPSYPALIIDPKMPREGVFHRGVPIPVPPLDVLKLGEQMTQEAREHLFLVLFFDNKRTWQWLPRSKLVPLGVDQELDKEKMLEGRKSNIRKSVQVAYHRAMQHRSKVQGDPSSETSDSD, encoded by the exons ATGGGGCTGGACTTTGATGTAAAGACGTTCTGTCACAACCTGCGGGCCACCAAGCCCCCTTATGAGTGCCCGGTGGAGACTTGCCGAAAGGTGTACAAGAGCTACAGTGGCATCGAGTATCACTTGTATCACTATGACCACGACAACCCAACTCCTGCACAGACAGtaccacagaagaagagaaaaggacGGCCTCCTCGCGCGTCTCTGGCCGGCTCAGGAGATACAGATGACGGTGGAGGTAACGGAGGCGGGGGGCCGGGGCACGGGGGGAACACGCCTGGTAGTCCCAACCGGTCGGACTGCTCTCACTCCCCGGGCAGAGAGACGATGACCTATGCCCAGGCACAGCGCATGGTGGAGCTGGACATTCAAGGACGCATTCACCGCATCAGCATCTTTGAGAACATTGATGTGGTTTCAGAGGAGGACAGCGATGCAGAGGACGCTCCAACGTCCGGTACCGGTGGCGGCGGTGGAGGGGTGTGTAACGGTAGTGACGGTGGGAACGGGGGTAGCGAGGTAGGAGGGAGCGGCAAGGACCGGCCAGATATCCCTTCGTCTAACGGGGGCAAAGCCACCCCGAAGTCTGGGAAGCATaagagtaaagaaaagaagaaggacGGCTCATCCCATCATCACAGCGCTCAGTCTGGACCTGCGATCAAGCTGCCCGAGGCTGTGTTCAGAGAGCTGGACCAAGAGAGACTTGACGCTCCTCCTCGGCCGTCATCTTACTACAG GTACATTGATAAgtctgtggaggagctggacgaGGAGGTGGAGTACGACATCGACGAGGAGGACTACATCTGGCTTGACATCATGAACGACAAGCGGCGGCGAGACGGTGTGACGCCCATCCCGCAGGAGGTCTTTGAGTACCTCATGGACCGCTTGGAGAAGGAGTCGTACTTTGAGAGCCACAACAAG gcCGACCCCAGTACCCTGATCGACGAAGACGCTGTCTGCTGCATCTGTAACGACGGGGAGTGTCAGAACAGCAACGTGATCCTGTTCTGCGACATGTGCAACCTCGCCGTCCACCAAGAGTGCTACGGTGTGCCATACATCCCAGAGGGCCAGTGGTTGTGTCGGCGCTGCCTGCAGTCTCCAAGTCGAGCGGTGGACTGCGCCCTCTGTCCCAACAAGGGGGGAGCTTTCAAACAGACGGACGACGCGCGATGGGCTCACGTAGTTTGCGCACTCTGGATCCCGGAG GTCTGCTTCGCTAACACGGTCTTTCTGGAACCGATTGACAGCATCGAACACATCCCTCCTGCCCGCTGGAAACTCACCTGCTACATCTGCAAGCAACGGGGCTCGGGCGCCTGCATCCAGTGTCACAAAGCCAACTGCTACACAGCCTTCCACGTCACCTGTGCCCAGCAGGCAGGCCTCTATATGAAAATGGAACCCGTCAGAGAGACCGGGGCCAACGGCACCTCTTTCAGCGTCCGCAAAACGGCTTACTGTGACATTCACACGCCGCCGGGGTCGGCCAGACCTTTGGCGGGAGTGGGTGGGGCCAGCATTGGTTCGTCGCACAGCgagggagagctggaggaggacgacgagCCCAGCATCGGCCACGACGACGACTCCAAGGGCTGGAGCTCCGAGCGAGCCAAGAGAGTAAAGGCGAAATCCAggctgaagatgaagagagcGAGGAAGATCTTAGCTGAGAGGAGAGCCGCTGCTCCAGTGGTGTCTGTGCCCTGTATACCCCCCCACAG GCTCAGCAAAATCACCAGCAATCTGACGGTACCCAGGAAGAGCCAGTTCATGCAGCGACTCCACAGCTACTGGACCCTGAAGAGGCAAAGCCGCAATGGTGTGCCTCTGCTGCGCCGGCTCCAAACCCACCTGCAGTCACAGCGACCTATCGAACCACTCCCACCACCGCCGACATCACAGCTTCCTCCA AGGGACAGCGAGGAGAAACAAAGTGCGCTAAAGGAGCAGCTGAAGGCATGGCAGAGACTGAGGCACGACCTGGAGAGAGccaggctgctggtggagctCATCCGCAAGAGGGAGAAACTCAAGAGGGAGACG ATCAAAGTGCAGCAGATGACGCTGGAGATGCAGCTGACTCCTTTCCTGGTGCTGCTGAGGAGCACGTTGGAACAGTTACAAGAAAGAGACACTAACAACTTTTTCACTGAGCCTGTTCCACTGGCAGAg GTGCCAGACTACCTGGACCACATCGACACTCCAATGGACTTCCAGACCATGTGGAACCTGCTGGAGTCCCACCGCTACCTCACTTTCGAGGCCTTCGAGGCAGACTTTGGCCTCATCGTCAACAACTGCCTCAAGTACAACGCCAAGGACACGGTCTTTTATCGCGCCGCCCTGCGACTCAGGGAGATGGGCGGCTCCGTCATCAGAACGGCCCGGCGCCACGCTGAGCGGATAGGCTTCGACTACGAGACTGGCATGCACCTCCACCGAGAGCCAAGTCCCGACAGCCAGTGTGaccaagagagagacagggagagggagcgggagagggagcgggagagagagagggagcgggagagGGACCGAGACCGAGAGAGGGACCGAGAGCGGGACCGAGAGCGGGTTCGAGAACGAGAACGAGAAAGAGAACGAGACCAGCCGTTGTCTTCCAATGAAGATG ACCTGCTTCTGCCAGAGAACAGGCGGCGGCTGCcactggaggagcagctgcattACCTGCAGTCGCGTCTGGATGAGGTCAGCTTGGGGAAGCACAGCATCGGTCAGTCTCGTAGAGCCAAAGCTCTGAGGAAAGAGATCAGCGTCATCAAGAGGAAGCTCGCGCACCAGCGGGAGGGAGGCTCTGGCTTGGGGGGGCGGGAGtcggggggaggaggagaccgGGGCCCCTCTCTCACCCATCACCCGTGCTCTTCGGGGCACCATGACGAGGGGGGAGAAAGCAGCAGCCAGGAGATTGGTGGAAAAG ataTGAGTGTTTCCTCGTCGGCCCTGGCCCCAGAAGTGGGTCGTCGGACATCTGTCCTCTTCTCCAAGAAGAACCAAAAAATGGCTGGACCCCCTAAAAGGCCGGGACGCCCTCCCAAGAACCGGGACGCTGGCTACGCCGGGGCAGGCGTGAGCCAGAGTCCAATTGGCCCCCCACAGCTCCCCCTGCTGTCCCCCACCCGGCAGAGGAAGAGACCTCGAAGCCCCCGAAGCAGCTCCAgctgtgacagtgacagtgacaatGACGACCTGCTGCCAG GTTTGCCAAGTAATGGTTTTGATGGAAGAAACCAGCCGGTCACAGAGAGCTTCCGTGTGTACAGGAGTGAGTCTCGTCTCCCTCGTTCCAGCTCCGACTCCGAGTCCacgaccagcagcagcagtagtgcAGCTTCTGACAGAACCAG TACGACCCCCTCCAAACAGGGCAGGGGGAAGGCGTCATTCTCTCGCTCTGCCTTCCAGGAAGACAGCAGTGAGGAAACATCAGGGACCGAGAACGATTCCTATTCGGTTGGAGGATCGAGGAGCGTTTCACATT TGGTGCGTAGCCGGTCCAGATCAGGATGTTGGATGACCTCGGATGACTACACCTCCCTGGAAGCTTTGGACCTGGTGTGGGCCAAGTGCAGAGGTTACCCATCATATCCTGCTCTG ATAATTGACCCGAAGATGCCCAGGGAGGGGGTGTTTCACCGAGGTGTCCCAATCCCTGTCCCCCCTTTGGATGTGCTGAAGCTTGGAGAGCAAATGACCCAGGAGGCCAGGGAGCACCTCTTCCTGGTTCTCTTCTTCGACAACAAGAGAACCTG GCAGTGGCTTCCTCGCTCCAAGCTGGTGCCGCTCGGCGTGGACCAGGAGTTGGACAAGGAGAAGATGCTGGAGGGCAGGAAATCCAACATCCGCAAGTCGGTGCAGGTGGCCTACCACCGCGCCATGCAGCACCGCAGCAAGGTGCAGGGAGATCCCAGCAGTGAAACCAGTGACAGTGACTGA